TATTAATGCAGTGATGGAACTATATGAGGACACGGGTAAAGCGTTTCCTTCTGGCTTGATAGCAGACGATATAAACTCTCCGGTTTGGTTTGAATCACTAATTTCTGCTGATTCATGAACTATCGAGAGCTGACTAAAAAGCTTCGGACTCTTGGTTGTCATGAAATTCCCCGTCGAGGTGGAGGTTCACATCTAAAGTGGCTTAATCCCGCTACCGGAAAAGGAACTGTAATTCCGGATTGGGGCAATAAGGATCTTAAACAAGGGACGATTCGACGGATACTGAAACAGTTAGGAATAGACCTGGGGAATGTTGGAAACATGTTATAATTTCCACGTTTTTTTCGGAAACCTAACCTTTCTTGCTTTTCTCGTTTTTTCGGCCCAAGAATGTTATAATCTTATTAACGTTCCCCATTCCCACGCTGGTATGACAATAATAGAAAACCTGCGTTGGAATTGGCTCAATGGAAATATGAGACAACGTCTCCCATATCCCCAAACAGACCAGATAAACTAGATAAACCAGATATGTCAAATGTGTAGACCTGACCCCTTTTGCTTTGGGTGCAGATCTTTTAGAACGACATCCAGGGTGACCCTCCGAACTGAATGCTTCAGGGAAGATGACAAGCAGACAGCAAATAAACGTCGGTGGATCACTTACATCCAATTCTTTTTCTCGCGCGGAGGCGCAGAGAAGACCAGGATTTTCGGATACCCATGAAAAAAGCACTCATCACCGGCCAGGACGGTGCCTATCTGGCCGAATTTCTCACACGAGCCCAATCGCAACTTCATCCTGCACTACGGCGACCTGACCGATTCTTCCAACCTCAACGGCCTGGTGCAGGCCAGCCAGCCGGACGAGATCTACAACCTGGGCGCGCAGTCCCACGTGGCCGTCTCCTTCGAGACGCCCGAGTACACGGCCAACACCGACGCCCTTGGCACCCTGCGCCTGCTGGAGGCGGCCATCCGCTTGCTGAGCCTGCAGGGAAAGAGACCCGCTTCTATCAGGCCGGCACCTCGGAGCTCTACGGGCTGGTGCAGGAGACGCCTCAGCGGGAGACCACGCCGTTTTATCCGCGCTCCCCGTATGCCTGCGCCAAGCTCTACGGCTACTGGATCACGGTCAACTACCACGAGGCCTACAACCTGTTTGCCGTAAACGGCATCCTGTTCAACCACGAGCCGCCCATCTGCGGCGAAATCTTGTCGGCGACGCCGCCCGGGCCCTTGAATATACCGAGCCAGCCCGGTCAACGGCGCAGACGGGAGCGCCCCCGAGGATCGGATTCTGCGAACTTTGGCCAAGCACGGCATTAGAAGCTGCAAATCAGAGGTCGGAGGTGAGCCGGCGGAGCTTGACGGCATCGTGGAAATCTGGGGGACGGGCAAACCGTTGCGGGAGTTTCTCTGGAGCCTGGACATGGCCGAGGGCTGCGTGTTCCTGATGGAGCGGGACGAGCGTGGATGAGGGCCTGAGAAAGTTCTACGACTGGTATCAGGACTCGGTTCCAGTAAAAAAGGGGGGAAAGCTCCCTCTCCCTTGAAAGCCCCCTCTCCCTTGATGGGAGAGGGTTGGGGTGAGGGTGACAAAATCAATGCATGTCGATCACTTACATCCCCCTCCCCTTAATCCCCTCCCACGAGGGGAGGGGAAAATGCTCCCTCTCCCTTGATGGGAGAGGGTTGGGGTGAGGGTGACAAAATCAATGCATGTCGATCACTTACATCCCCCTCCCCTTAATCCCCTCCCACGAGGGGAGGGGAAAATGCTCCCTCTCCCTTGATGGGAGAGGGTTGGGGTGAGGGTGACAAAATCAATGCATGTCGATCACTTACATCCCCCTCCCCTTAATCCCCTCCCACAAGGGGAGGGGAAATAGAATTTAGCATCAAATACCAGGTCTATTGTTTTCTACGCTACCAATGGATTTTGAGACCGCCTTCAGAAAGGTTATCGAGCAAGGGATAGAAAGATAGCGCGTTTCAGGCCAATAAACAAGAGGATTAATCATTAGCTTTGTAGTAGAATGGGTTGGACGGATCGACGACAAGTTATGTTACCTTCGGTTTAAGAAAGCTTGAGGGGAGTTAAGATGGCTGAAATCAAATTTAAATCAGATGTGCCGGATAAAGCCACCGAGATTTTGACAGAAGCTTTGGAAACTGAATCGTTGCGGTTGGAATATAGCCTGAGGCTTGCAAAAGAGCGACTATCGAGATTCGAAAAAAAGTACAATGTTTCGTCGGAAAAGTTCATCAATGAGTGGACTGCTGAAGATCTGGAAGGAAAAGATTTGGAATATGTTGAATGGGCTGGAGAATATCATCTTTCAATGCGATTAAATGAACGATTGGATGTATTGAAGAGTATTCATCATGTCTCTACCTGATTATTTGAAGGCCTTTCGCCGAGCTGTGGGAAAAATCAACGATTTTGGATTTGCTGAATCCATAGATATCAGGGAAGAGATAAGGGCTTCAAAACAGGCTGTTATTGATGCGAAAATTGTTCTGGTC
This is a stretch of genomic DNA from Desulfoglaeba alkanexedens ALDC. It encodes these proteins:
- a CDS encoding type II toxin-antitoxin system HicA family toxin, which encodes MNYRELTKKLRTLGCHEIPRRGGGSHLKWLNPATGKGTVIPDWGNKDLKQGTIRRILKQLGIDLGNVGNML
- a CDS encoding NAD-dependent epimerase/dehydratase family protein → MAKHGIRSCKSEVGGEPAELDGIVEIWGTGKPLREFLWSLDMAEGCVFLMERDERG